A window of the Branchiibius hedensis genome harbors these coding sequences:
- a CDS encoding LLM class F420-dependent oxidoreductase: protein MKLGIHLGYWSAGPPEHAQEIVRAADDLGFDAIYSAEAYGSDALTPLAWWGASTKQIRLGTNVIQLSARTPTATAMAAMTLDHLSGGRFILGLGVSGPQVVEGWYGQSYPKPLARTREYIDIVRRTIAREVVTSAGPHYPLPLTDGGTGLGKPLRSTLHPYRTDLPIFLGAEGPKNVALAAEIADGWLPLFFSPRSDDFYRAALAEGFAQPGARRTATDFEVHASVPVVIADDVDGAADLIRRNLALYVGGMGARGQNFHLDVFVRMGWEDVCAQVQDLYLEGRKDEAAAAIPMEMVDDVALVGPAARVREQFSRWEPTVVTSLLVQGVTYWPDPLRGLQTLAEALR from the coding sequence GTGAAGCTGGGGATCCACCTCGGGTACTGGTCGGCCGGCCCGCCGGAGCACGCGCAGGAGATCGTCCGCGCGGCCGACGACCTGGGTTTCGATGCGATCTACAGTGCCGAGGCCTACGGCTCCGACGCACTGACCCCATTGGCCTGGTGGGGTGCATCGACCAAGCAGATCCGCCTGGGCACCAACGTGATCCAGTTGTCAGCCCGGACTCCGACCGCCACTGCCATGGCAGCGATGACCTTGGATCACCTCTCCGGTGGTCGGTTCATCCTCGGACTCGGCGTCTCCGGGCCGCAGGTCGTCGAGGGCTGGTACGGCCAGAGCTACCCCAAGCCGTTGGCCCGCACTCGCGAATACATCGACATCGTGCGGCGCACCATCGCCCGCGAGGTCGTCACCTCCGCCGGACCGCACTATCCGCTGCCGCTGACCGATGGTGGCACGGGCCTGGGCAAGCCGCTGCGTTCGACGTTGCACCCCTACCGCACCGATCTGCCGATCTTCCTGGGTGCCGAGGGCCCCAAGAACGTCGCGCTGGCCGCCGAGATCGCGGACGGCTGGCTGCCGCTGTTCTTCTCCCCGCGTAGCGACGACTTCTACCGGGCGGCGCTGGCCGAGGGCTTCGCGCAACCCGGGGCACGGCGTACGGCAACGGATTTCGAGGTGCATGCCTCGGTCCCGGTCGTCATCGCCGACGACGTGGACGGGGCGGCCGACCTCATCCGACGCAACCTGGCGCTGTACGTCGGCGGCATGGGGGCGCGCGGGCAGAACTTCCACCTGGACGTCTTCGTCCGGATGGGCTGGGAGGACGTCTGCGCGCAGGTGCAGGACCTCTACCTGGAGGGCCGCAAGGACGAAGCCGCCGCCGCCATCCCGATGGAGATGGTCGACGACGTCGCGCTCGTCGGCCCGGCGGCGCGGGTCCGCGAGCAGTTCAGCCGATGGGAGCCGACCGTGGTGACCTCACTGCTGGTGCAGGGGGTCACCTACTGGCCGGACCCGCTGCGAGGACTGCAGACCCTCGCGGAGGCATTGCGCTGA
- a CDS encoding acyltransferase family protein, which translates to MTSATLTAPTATSPAVHRTRLDWLDGLRAIAALLVVVQHFGTLALVPGGDWLRQHCDLGIYGVMLFFLVSGYIVPVSLERSGDVRAFWIGRIFRLYPLLIVLVVVGWLMPDDQSALYPSVFDHTGWNTLANLTLMSEFTGAHRFTSVMWTLSYEMVFYFLISAFFVLGVRRASTPAALSAAAAAVLGGGVISAQMLTGPTWTTATQLLIAAVSAAVIGGLGLVCTGRSRQGAVLLAVTGLAALALNARAPFFESAVILATMFAGTVIYRTQHGRLDRRTGIAVVLVVALAAALSGFLFDRGVRTGSSLSPNWQAFVVAYVAAWVTFAVALAARHRRWPRAVTWLGQVSYSVYLVHMVVYFASAWLATHVLRLPTGTPGRWLVFAVQLTAILVVSGWTFRWIERPGQRLGRYLSAMPPRGSAVLAAGPASR; encoded by the coding sequence ATGACTTCTGCAACCCTGACTGCCCCCACCGCCACCAGCCCTGCGGTTCACCGCACCCGCCTGGACTGGCTCGACGGACTGCGCGCCATCGCTGCGCTGCTGGTGGTGGTGCAGCACTTCGGCACGCTTGCGCTCGTGCCCGGTGGCGACTGGCTACGACAGCACTGCGACCTGGGCATTTACGGGGTGATGCTCTTCTTCCTGGTCAGCGGTTACATCGTCCCGGTGTCGCTGGAGCGGAGCGGCGACGTACGCGCCTTCTGGATCGGTCGAATCTTCCGGCTCTATCCGCTCTTGATCGTCCTGGTCGTGGTGGGCTGGCTGATGCCGGATGACCAGTCCGCGCTCTACCCGTCGGTCTTCGATCACACCGGTTGGAACACCCTGGCCAATCTCACCCTGATGTCGGAATTCACCGGGGCCCACCGGTTCACCTCCGTGATGTGGACCCTTAGCTACGAGATGGTGTTCTACTTCCTGATCAGCGCGTTCTTCGTGCTGGGAGTGCGTCGTGCCAGCACACCGGCCGCGCTCAGCGCAGCGGCTGCTGCGGTGCTCGGCGGCGGTGTTATCAGTGCCCAGATGCTGACGGGTCCGACCTGGACTACAGCCACCCAACTCCTGATCGCTGCCGTGAGCGCCGCCGTCATCGGCGGTCTGGGGCTGGTGTGCACCGGCCGCAGCCGCCAGGGGGCGGTGCTCCTGGCTGTGACCGGCCTGGCCGCGCTGGCGTTGAACGCTCGAGCACCGTTCTTCGAAAGCGCCGTGATTCTGGCGACGATGTTTGCCGGCACCGTGATCTACCGGACCCAGCACGGTCGCCTCGATCGACGTACGGGCATCGCCGTCGTCCTGGTCGTTGCACTGGCGGCTGCGCTGAGCGGCTTCCTCTTCGACCGCGGGGTCCGGACTGGTTCCAGCCTGAGCCCGAACTGGCAGGCGTTCGTGGTCGCCTACGTGGCCGCGTGGGTCACGTTCGCGGTGGCCCTTGCTGCCCGGCATCGTCGCTGGCCGCGCGCGGTGACCTGGCTCGGCCAGGTCAGCTACTCGGTGTACCTGGTGCACATGGTCGTCTACTTCGCCTCCGCCTGGCTGGCCACCCACGTGCTGCGTCTGCCCACCGGAACTCCGGGCCGCTGGTTGGTCTTCGCCGTGCAGCTGACGGCGATCCTGGTGGTCAGCGGCTGGACGTTCCGCTGGATCGAGCGACCGGGTCAGCGCCTCGGGCGTTACCTCAGCGCAATGCCTCCGCGAGGGTCTGCAGTCCTCGCAGCGGGTCCGGCCAGTAGGTGA
- a CDS encoding transposase, with protein MTHSSTRYCRRRWCAAPVPRRTGAGNSRGRFRHGDLDTRVGTLDVAVRSCGEGLLIWGGCSNACERAERALTSVVGTWYLLGVTTRRMDKLVRTLGITGLSSDLGNCRVPRSKYGCPHLEGQLDRTRSVGARGG; from the coding sequence CTGACCCATTCGTCAACTCGCTACTGTCGGCGCAGGTGGTGTGCGGCGCCGGTACCGCGACGGACCGGAGCGGGCAACTCCCGTGGTCGCTTCCGGCACGGCGATCTCGACACCCGTGTTGGGACCCTTGACGTCGCCGTCCGAAGCTGTGGCGAGGGTCTACTAATCTGGGGTGGTTGTTCGAACGCCTGCGAGAGGGCCGAACGCGCACTCACGAGCGTGGTGGGAACTTGGTACTTGCTCGGGGTCACCACGCGGCGGATGGACAAGCTCGTCCGGACGTTGGGCATTACCGGCCTGTCAAGTGACCTCGGCAACTGTCGAGTGCCGCGGTCCAAGTACGGGTGCCCGCATCTAGAGGGGCAGCTCGACAGAACGCGGTCGGTTGGAGCACGGGGCGGTTAG
- a CDS encoding LCP family protein, whose translation MSGSDDQRAQPIPVRHRLPSTQPQQATRTMPVRPAGPNRPAPQPATAPAPARRKLPRKYLWRRILVAMGLVIALWLGLLAWAGFSAWGAVDKIAAFPTGDRPAAGSGTNVLLVGSDSRAGLSSEEAHDLGTGGSNVSEGSAHTDSIMLLHLPSSGQPTLVSFPRDSYVPIPGHGRNKINASFAFGGAPLLIETLEDATGLRIDGYMEIGFGGFAGVVNAVGGVRMCLPEAVKDDYAHIDLPAGCQTLNGKDALGYVRSRHAFAEGDLARAKHQREFLAALMSKIASPTNVLMPWKLHSIGVSGAQGLAVDNEMSPWMALKTVWALKGISSNGTSVQVPIAGNASTNVGDVLLWDKTKALALFEALRNDTALPTSVSP comes from the coding sequence GTGAGCGGATCCGACGACCAGAGAGCGCAACCGATCCCGGTGCGCCACCGACTGCCGTCTACGCAACCCCAGCAGGCCACCCGCACGATGCCGGTCCGGCCCGCTGGACCGAACCGGCCGGCACCGCAGCCGGCGACTGCACCTGCACCTGCACGTAGAAAGCTGCCCCGCAAGTACCTGTGGCGGCGCATCCTCGTGGCGATGGGCCTGGTCATCGCCCTGTGGCTGGGGCTGCTGGCGTGGGCGGGATTCAGCGCGTGGGGTGCGGTCGACAAGATCGCGGCCTTCCCCACCGGGGACCGCCCCGCGGCGGGGTCGGGCACCAACGTGTTGCTGGTCGGCTCCGACTCGCGGGCCGGCCTCAGCAGTGAGGAAGCTCACGACCTCGGCACCGGTGGCTCCAACGTGAGCGAAGGCAGCGCGCACACCGACTCGATCATGCTGCTGCACCTGCCCTCCTCCGGCCAGCCGACCCTGGTCAGCTTCCCCCGCGACAGCTACGTGCCGATCCCGGGCCACGGCCGCAACAAGATCAACGCCTCGTTCGCCTTCGGCGGCGCACCGTTGCTCATCGAGACCCTCGAGGACGCCACCGGCCTGCGGATCGACGGTTACATGGAGATCGGTTTCGGCGGGTTTGCGGGTGTCGTGAACGCCGTCGGTGGGGTGCGGATGTGCTTGCCCGAAGCGGTCAAGGACGACTACGCCCACATCGACCTGCCCGCCGGTTGCCAGACCCTCAACGGCAAGGACGCACTGGGCTACGTGCGCTCGCGGCACGCGTTCGCCGAGGGCGACCTGGCCCGGGCCAAGCACCAGCGCGAGTTCCTCGCCGCACTGATGAGCAAGATCGCCAGCCCGACCAACGTGCTGATGCCGTGGAAGCTGCACAGCATCGGTGTCTCCGGCGCGCAGGGGCTGGCCGTCGACAACGAGATGTCGCCCTGGATGGCGTTGAAGACGGTGTGGGCGCTGAAGGGGATCTCGTCCAACGGAACTTCCGTGCAGGTCCCGATTGCGGGCAACGCCAGCACTAATGTGGGTGACGTGCTGCTGTGGGACAAGACGAAGGCGCTGGCTCTGTTCGAGGCGCTGCGCAACGACACGGCGTTGCCGACCTCGGTGTCGCCGTGA
- a CDS encoding ABC transporter permease, whose product MLERLRRIVEYRKVLGTLVRRDLRVRYARSVLGYLWTLIDPLAMTLVYWFVFGVIYSIKTTGSHDIAHSRSQGAPYVVFLLAGLLAWNWFNNSINETARALYSERLLVRSTNLPRELWVIRVVIAKGIEHLMSLPILIAFILLFAVTGDQIHLNWRFVLWIPALILEFFLCVGLGLVMAPVTALVDDFIRIVRIMLRMGFYLTPIVYSVGMLDKEHAWAKLILQFNPLTGINDMYRLGFLSTEIRPDYFAWATCTGITVFWLFFGMWVFRRLESPVLKEI is encoded by the coding sequence ATGCTCGAACGTCTCCGCAGGATCGTCGAATACCGCAAGGTGCTCGGCACACTCGTCCGGCGGGATCTGCGCGTCCGGTACGCCCGCAGTGTCCTGGGCTACCTGTGGACGCTGATCGACCCGTTGGCGATGACGCTGGTCTATTGGTTCGTCTTCGGTGTCATCTACAGCATCAAAACGACCGGTTCGCACGACATCGCGCACAGCCGCTCCCAGGGCGCGCCGTATGTGGTGTTCCTGTTGGCCGGTCTGCTCGCCTGGAACTGGTTCAACAACTCGATCAACGAGACCGCGCGCGCGCTCTACTCCGAGCGCTTGCTGGTGCGTTCGACCAACCTGCCGCGGGAACTGTGGGTCATCCGGGTCGTCATCGCCAAGGGCATCGAGCACCTGATGTCGCTGCCCATCCTGATCGCCTTCATCCTGCTCTTCGCGGTCACCGGTGATCAGATCCACCTCAACTGGCGCTTCGTGCTGTGGATACCGGCGTTGATCCTGGAGTTCTTCCTGTGCGTCGGTCTTGGTCTGGTCATGGCGCCGGTGACGGCGCTGGTCGATGACTTCATCCGGATCGTGCGGATCATGCTGCGGATGGGTTTCTACCTGACCCCGATCGTCTACTCCGTCGGCATGCTGGACAAGGAACACGCCTGGGCGAAACTGATCCTGCAGTTCAACCCGCTGACCGGCATCAACGACATGTATCGCCTGGGCTTCCTCAGCACCGAGATCCGGCCGGACTACTTCGCCTGGGCGACCTGCACGGGCATCACGGTCTTCTGGCTGTTCTTCGGCATGTGGGTTTTCCGTAGGCTCGAATCCCCGGTTCTCAAGGAGATCTGA
- a CDS encoding very short patch repair endonuclease has protein sequence MTKRSWASSAQVRRSMQANQWRDTKPELAIRRVVYASGLRYRVDARPLKELNRRADLVFLGAKVAVFVDGCFWHGCPQHYTVAIANAEFWAEKVRRNRERDIETNEALVAAGWVVIRVWEHEDPNAAAGQVAETVRGRSRSASRRGAPLTAPCSNRPRSVELPL, from the coding sequence ATGACCAAGCGATCTTGGGCCTCGAGCGCCCAGGTTCGGCGGAGCATGCAGGCGAACCAGTGGCGCGACACGAAACCGGAGCTGGCAATTCGCAGAGTCGTGTACGCATCGGGTTTGCGCTACCGCGTCGATGCCCGACCGTTGAAGGAGCTCAATCGTCGCGCCGACCTGGTCTTTCTCGGGGCCAAGGTCGCCGTTTTCGTCGACGGCTGTTTCTGGCACGGGTGTCCCCAGCACTACACCGTCGCGATCGCGAACGCGGAGTTCTGGGCAGAAAAGGTACGTCGCAATCGCGAACGGGACATTGAGACGAATGAGGCTCTTGTGGCAGCAGGGTGGGTCGTGATTCGGGTGTGGGAGCATGAAGATCCGAATGCTGCGGCCGGTCAAGTGGCTGAAACCGTGCGCGGACGCTCTCGTTCGGCTTCTCGCCGTGGCGCCCCACTAACCGCCCCGTGCTCCAACCGACCGCGTTCTGTCGAGCTGCCCCTCTAG
- a CDS encoding ABC transporter ATP-binding protein, whose protein sequence is MTDQSPPLGPIGEPIMGENGKLRWRPIRKANDPAGYDPEHKHHIDDYDLPPVESTVTWKTKPGEPVIEVEDLGIEFLRGRKRNLSLREIVFTGKSAHKRDTFWALRNLNFRVGRGEAVGLVGGNGGGKSTLLKLIAGTLLPDEGRAKVHEGVAPLIELTGGFVGELSARENIYLTAGLHGMSKEQVEERWDDIVDFAGPQVRAGLDVPYRHFSSGMQVRLGFAVITCLDEPIILVDEVLAVGDAAFREKCYNRMESLLDQGRTLFLVSHSGPDLLRFCTRGLYLNGGHLVGDGPMDEIMDRYLSELMGDNYQLPTDEEVTDRRLKRTDDQIKRRLKREAERTAIQNEADRRRAVG, encoded by the coding sequence ATGACCGATCAGTCGCCACCCCTCGGCCCGATCGGTGAGCCGATCATGGGCGAGAACGGCAAACTGCGCTGGCGCCCGATCCGCAAGGCCAACGACCCCGCGGGTTACGACCCCGAGCACAAGCATCACATCGACGACTACGACCTGCCGCCCGTCGAGTCGACGGTCACCTGGAAGACCAAGCCCGGTGAGCCGGTCATCGAGGTCGAGGATTTGGGCATCGAGTTCCTGCGTGGGCGCAAACGGAACCTGTCGTTGCGGGAGATCGTCTTCACCGGCAAGAGCGCGCACAAGCGGGATACGTTCTGGGCGTTGCGCAATCTCAACTTCCGAGTCGGCCGCGGTGAAGCCGTCGGTCTGGTCGGCGGCAACGGTGGTGGCAAGTCCACGCTGCTGAAGTTGATCGCCGGCACGCTGCTTCCCGACGAGGGCCGGGCGAAGGTGCACGAGGGGGTTGCGCCGCTGATCGAACTCACCGGTGGCTTCGTCGGCGAACTCAGCGCTCGGGAGAACATCTACCTCACGGCCGGCTTGCACGGCATGAGCAAGGAGCAGGTGGAGGAGCGCTGGGACGACATCGTGGACTTCGCCGGTCCGCAGGTGCGGGCTGGTTTGGACGTCCCGTACCGGCACTTCAGCTCCGGTATGCAGGTGCGGCTCGGATTCGCCGTCATCACCTGCCTGGACGAACCGATCATCCTGGTCGATGAGGTGCTGGCCGTCGGCGACGCGGCCTTCCGGGAGAAGTGCTACAACCGGATGGAAAGCCTGCTGGATCAGGGCAGAACGCTCTTCCTGGTCTCGCACTCCGGCCCGGACCTGCTGCGGTTCTGCACCCGCGGGCTCTACCTCAACGGCGGGCACCTCGTCGGCGACGGACCGATGGACGAAATCATGGACCGGTACCTGTCCGAGTTGATGGGCGACAACTACCAGTTGCCCACCGACGAAGAAGTGACCGACCGGCGGCTCAAGCGCACCGACGACCAGATCAAACGCCGGCTCAAGCGCGAAGCCGAGCGCACGGCGATCCAGAACGAGGCCGATCGGCGCCGGGCGGTCGGCTAG
- a CDS encoding DNA cytosine methyltransferase has translation MAQVPPDSGPSTEPITVLDLFAGCGGLTEGFHQFRPGAGGWPVFRSVGAVEWDRDAAASYAVNFGKASSRHAYFQPPQIFCRDIVGWRPSWLHDEVDVVVGGPPCQGFSGLNREGVGAERNKLWQEFIRVVVEVQPKVFVIENVDRFVRSPEFADLQARIGNGDLKNYELREPPHTTAGDSKRQRARLYLLNAADYGAMQVRHRAIVIGVRTDVDDLRPIRMRYPMPTHSKARVDNPAQPGGLRIAGPRPAWITVGALFGQTSQMMLSGTKLPANRRCRIVELQSDRRVPVDFEGPFRTSELHFTRNPEPISLARYEAIPPAGNRKDLRGRYVCRFEDGSHVILEKVGAWRDPDGGLDPLGVYRKVVGGKPVPDCIFHVHLEDGNGLLVRERTGRDKAQAFRVLAFQRGSGRRAVLEYLSTDSWDAHDAGAADVMGRMSPIAPSVTIRTEFFKPEKGRYLHPIANRPITHYEAAKIQGFPDDFLWCGSKTAIAKQIGNAVPVPLGVAIAQAIYEYLRPSRP, from the coding sequence GTGGCACAGGTACCACCCGACTCGGGGCCGAGCACCGAGCCGATCACGGTCCTCGACCTCTTCGCAGGATGCGGCGGACTCACCGAGGGATTCCACCAGTTCCGGCCGGGTGCTGGCGGCTGGCCGGTGTTCCGCAGCGTCGGCGCTGTTGAGTGGGACAGGGATGCCGCTGCGTCCTACGCCGTTAACTTCGGGAAAGCGTCCTCGAGGCACGCGTACTTCCAGCCGCCTCAGATCTTCTGTCGGGATATCGTGGGCTGGAGGCCCTCCTGGTTGCATGACGAGGTCGATGTCGTTGTCGGCGGACCGCCATGCCAGGGTTTCTCCGGGCTCAACAGAGAGGGCGTTGGAGCCGAGCGAAATAAGCTCTGGCAGGAGTTCATCCGGGTCGTCGTCGAGGTGCAGCCCAAGGTCTTCGTGATCGAGAACGTCGATCGATTCGTGCGCTCACCGGAGTTTGCCGACCTACAGGCACGAATCGGCAACGGCGACCTGAAGAACTACGAGCTTCGCGAACCCCCTCACACTACAGCTGGCGACTCCAAAAGGCAGCGGGCGCGACTTTATCTGCTAAACGCCGCCGACTACGGTGCGATGCAAGTACGTCATCGGGCGATCGTGATCGGCGTGCGTACCGATGTCGACGATCTACGTCCTATTCGGATGCGCTACCCGATGCCGACACACTCGAAGGCTCGCGTGGACAACCCAGCGCAGCCCGGCGGGTTGCGGATCGCTGGCCCACGGCCAGCATGGATCACGGTGGGTGCTCTCTTCGGACAGACCTCCCAGATGATGCTGTCCGGGACGAAGCTGCCAGCCAATCGCCGATGTCGAATCGTCGAACTGCAGTCCGATCGGAGGGTCCCCGTCGATTTCGAGGGCCCGTTCCGCACCTCGGAGCTGCACTTCACCAGAAACCCAGAGCCGATATCGCTAGCTCGCTACGAGGCCATTCCGCCAGCCGGTAATAGAAAGGATCTGAGAGGGCGATATGTGTGTCGGTTTGAGGACGGTAGCCATGTCATCCTGGAGAAGGTGGGAGCGTGGCGTGACCCCGACGGGGGTCTTGACCCGCTCGGTGTCTACCGGAAGGTGGTGGGTGGCAAGCCCGTACCGGACTGCATTTTTCACGTCCACCTTGAGGACGGGAACGGCCTACTCGTACGCGAACGCACCGGGCGAGACAAGGCCCAAGCATTCCGCGTTTTGGCCTTCCAGCGCGGCAGCGGCCGCCGGGCCGTTCTCGAGTACCTTTCCACGGACTCGTGGGACGCTCACGATGCAGGTGCCGCCGATGTCATGGGCCGCATGAGTCCGATCGCGCCGTCGGTGACTATCCGTACGGAGTTTTTCAAACCGGAGAAAGGTCGATACCTTCATCCAATCGCCAACCGACCGATTACCCACTACGAGGCCGCGAAAATTCAAGGATTCCCCGACGATTTTCTATGGTGCGGATCCAAGACCGCGATCGCAAAGCAGATCGGCAATGCTGTGCCGGTCCCATTGGGAGTGGCCATCGCGCAGGCGATCTACGAGTATCTGCGGCCGAGTCGGCCCTGA
- a CDS encoding glycosyltransferase family 2 protein: MLDESGLGVSVIMPILNEERHLKESVDAILAQEYAGPIEVILALGPSHDRTDEVAAALAAQDPRIVLVDNPSGRTPEGLNAAIAKSQYPVVARVDGHGILSPGYLTTAVRTLAQQQAANVGGIMDAEGTSDFERAVACAMKSKIGVGGVKFKQGGAPGPAETVYLGVFDRIWLDRVGGYDPRYIRAQDWEMNYRIRQADGLVWFTPDLKVTYRPRGSFRALATQYKQYGTWRRVVAREHRGSINLRYLAPPTALVAIAGGTLGGLVWRPLWVIPLGYVGAVGVGGLAISRGQAPKVRALLPGVLATMHLSWGWGFLTSRVRLPETTQGTSSN; this comes from the coding sequence GTGCTGGACGAGAGTGGGCTGGGAGTTTCGGTGATCATGCCGATTCTGAACGAGGAACGGCACCTGAAGGAATCGGTCGATGCGATCCTGGCCCAGGAGTACGCCGGTCCGATCGAAGTGATCCTGGCCCTCGGCCCGTCGCACGACCGCACCGATGAGGTCGCGGCCGCGCTGGCCGCCCAGGACCCACGCATCGTGCTGGTTGACAACCCCTCAGGGCGGACCCCGGAGGGCCTCAACGCCGCGATCGCCAAGTCGCAGTACCCCGTGGTCGCGCGGGTCGACGGGCACGGAATTCTCTCGCCGGGTTACCTCACCACCGCCGTGCGCACGTTGGCGCAGCAGCAGGCCGCGAACGTCGGCGGAATCATGGACGCCGAGGGCACCAGCGACTTCGAGCGTGCGGTGGCGTGTGCGATGAAGAGCAAGATCGGTGTCGGCGGGGTCAAGTTCAAACAAGGTGGCGCACCGGGACCCGCCGAGACGGTGTACCTCGGGGTGTTCGATCGCATCTGGCTGGACCGGGTCGGCGGTTATGACCCGCGCTACATCCGCGCCCAGGACTGGGAGATGAACTACCGGATCCGGCAGGCCGACGGGCTGGTGTGGTTCACCCCGGACCTGAAGGTCACCTATCGGCCGCGCGGTTCGTTCCGGGCGTTGGCAACCCAGTACAAGCAGTACGGCACCTGGCGGCGCGTCGTGGCCCGCGAGCATCGCGGTTCGATCAACCTGCGCTACCTCGCGCCCCCCACCGCCCTGGTGGCGATCGCCGGCGGGACGCTGGGCGGTCTGGTCTGGCGACCGCTATGGGTCATCCCACTGGGTTACGTCGGAGCTGTTGGGGTGGGTGGCCTGGCCATCTCGCGCGGGCAGGCGCCGAAGGTGCGGGCGCTGCTACCCGGCGTACTGGCCACCATGCATCTGTCCTGGGGGTGGGGATTCCTCACCAGCCGGGTACGGCTACCAGAAACCACCCAGGGGACATCCAGCAACTGA
- a CDS encoding TIGR03089 family protein, with protein sequence MIPLLRNLAADNARPRVTYYNDATGERIELSGSTVLRWVNKAANWLQDEMDAGPGTSVHVDLPADHWRAVYWILATWAVGAVLSDDPDADIRIGLDDPTADLSEPEASLAPSDITSQPDAFTAYVDPAPEDLAVDLGGAQVPYAALLATAPRQTPRVLVTGDLAQTLLTTYARDGSVILLRNEDVDKRAARLLAEGLPLA encoded by the coding sequence GTGATCCCGCTGCTGCGCAACCTCGCGGCCGACAACGCCCGGCCACGGGTCACCTACTACAACGACGCCACCGGCGAACGCATCGAGTTGTCCGGCTCGACCGTGCTGCGCTGGGTCAACAAGGCGGCCAACTGGTTGCAGGACGAGATGGACGCAGGACCGGGCACGAGCGTGCACGTCGACCTCCCCGCCGACCACTGGCGAGCGGTCTACTGGATCCTGGCCACCTGGGCGGTGGGCGCAGTCCTCAGCGACGATCCGGACGCGGACATCCGGATCGGGTTGGACGACCCGACCGCGGACCTGTCCGAGCCCGAAGCTTCCCTCGCCCCCTCGGACATCACCAGCCAGCCGGACGCGTTCACGGCGTACGTCGATCCGGCACCGGAGGATCTGGCCGTCGACCTGGGCGGCGCGCAGGTGCCGTACGCCGCGTTGCTGGCGACCGCCCCCCGACAGACCCCCCGGGTGCTGGTCACCGGGGATCTGGCCCAGACGCTCCTGACGACGTACGCGCGTGACGGATCGGTGATCCTGCTGCGGAACGAGGATGTCGACAAGAGGGCGGCGCGGCTCCTGGCCGAAGGGCTGCCCTTGGCCTAG
- a CDS encoding Gfo/Idh/MocA family protein encodes MITLPRSRTPDPTTAPPLRWGFSAPGGIAATMAATMHANSRQRVVAVASRSQERADGFAREFGVERAYDDLAAMCADPRVDAVYVASPHSSHLEQALIAIEAGKHVLVEKAFTVDAGQARQLIEAAGNHNVTCMEAMWTRFLPGHDVVRQLLADGALGQLEAVYADHGQWFAYDPQHRLFNPDLAGGALLDLGIYPVSFAAFALGTALLIRASGRPAPTGVDGHVSIVATRDAATAVLDTTLFARTPTTASISGTQARLEFAADFYTPTPITLVTRDGDTTTIDPGPLRRHEGLVYEATHFAQLVADDRRESPLLPLAETAAIMGLLDDIRAQL; translated from the coding sequence GCCGCCACCATGCACGCGAACTCCCGCCAACGGGTCGTGGCGGTCGCCTCCCGTTCGCAGGAACGGGCGGACGGTTTTGCGCGCGAGTTCGGCGTCGAGCGGGCGTACGACGATCTGGCCGCGATGTGCGCCGACCCGAGGGTGGACGCGGTCTACGTCGCGTCCCCGCACTCCAGCCATCTCGAGCAGGCGCTGATCGCGATCGAGGCAGGTAAGCACGTCCTGGTGGAGAAGGCCTTCACCGTCGACGCGGGGCAGGCCCGGCAACTCATCGAGGCCGCCGGCAACCACAACGTCACCTGTATGGAGGCGATGTGGACCCGGTTCCTACCGGGCCACGACGTCGTACGCCAGCTGCTCGCCGACGGTGCGTTGGGGCAGCTCGAAGCGGTGTACGCCGATCACGGTCAGTGGTTCGCCTACGACCCGCAGCATCGCCTGTTCAACCCGGATCTGGCTGGTGGGGCGCTCCTCGACCTGGGTATCTACCCGGTGTCGTTCGCCGCGTTCGCCCTCGGCACCGCGCTACTTATCCGGGCCAGTGGCCGCCCGGCACCGACCGGCGTCGACGGTCACGTGAGCATCGTGGCCACCCGGGACGCTGCGACGGCGGTCCTGGACACCACGCTGTTCGCCCGCACGCCCACCACGGCCTCCATCAGCGGCACGCAGGCCCGCCTGGAGTTCGCCGCCGACTTCTACACCCCCACCCCCATCACGCTGGTCACGCGGGACGGCGACACGACGACGATCGACCCCGGCCCGCTGCGCCGACATGAGGGATTGGTCTATGAGGCAACGCATTTCGCGCAACTGGTCGCCGATGACCGTCGCGAGTCGCCGTTGCTGCCGCTGGCCGAGACGGCCGCGATCATGGGTCTGCTCGACGACATCCGGGCGCAGCTGTGA